The region CCCACCCACGAGTGCAGATTGAACCAGCGACGTCGCCCGCCGGTGCGGGCGCGTTGCGTGGAAGCTTCGGGAGACACCTCAGAACTCGCGGCTCAGAGTGACCGTGACCCGGCGGGGTTCACCGGGGAAGTGGCCGGTGCGGGTAATGAAGCCGCTCTCCGCGTAGGTTTTGTCAAACAGGTTGCGCAGGTTGATCTGCAGCTTCCAGGCCTCAAACTGGCTTTGCCAGCTCGCGTCGAACACGGTGTAGTCGTTCACCGGGTCACCCTGGATACCGATCTGCTCACCTTTATACTCGGCCCCGAACGCAATGGCGGAGCTGATGCTCGGGAAGTCGTAACGGGTCCAGAGGCCGGCCTGGTGATCCGGGGTATTGGCAAAGTCGTCGCCGGTGGCGTTGGTGATGCCGCTGGTGGCTTCAATGACCTTCACGTCGTTGAAGCCGTAGTTGAAGGTCAGGGTCCACTGGGGCAGCAGATCCGCGCTCAGATCCAGCTCGGCGCCGCGGCTGCGCACCCGGCCCACTGGTGCCAGGTCGTCCACGCCGTCGTCACCCACATCGCCGGCCGGATCGGCCTGCAGCACGTTACGCCGTTCGATGTCGTAGGCGGCCAGGTTCAGTCGGGCACGGCCCTCGAACAGCTCCAGCTTGGCGCCCACTTCAAACTGCTCGCTTTCCTCGGGGTCGAAGGGGCCGCCCGCTCTCGGGTCCTGACTGCCCGCCGACTGGGGGACGAAGCCTTCACTGATGCTGGCGTACAGGTTGACGGAGCGGTTCAGGTGGTAGACACCGCCGAAGCGGTAGGTCAGTGCCTCGTCGCTGTCTTTCTCGACACTGTCGCCATCACTTTCAAAGCGACTGTAGCGCAGGCTGGCGAGTAAATCCCACTGCTCGGACAGGCGTATCAGGTCCTGCACATACACGCCGCTTTGAGTCTGTTCGCTTTTACGCGGTGTCTCCCAGGGGTTGTCGTCCAGACCGTACTGGGCCCGCGATGTCTGGCCGTAAACCGGGTTGTACAGGCTGAGTGGGGGCACCACGCCGCCGTCCTCGATCGGGGCGCCGCGCTTGGCTTTGAAGTCGTCCTGCTGGTCGAAGATTTCCGCGCCCACCAGAAATTCGTGTTCGACGCTGCCCGTGTCAAAGGCGGTCATCAGATTGGCGTAGGCGGACAGTCCCTCGTTGTTACGCACCTGATCCCGGAACTGACGCTTCATCATGTCACGCGTGCCATCGCCGTTTGAGTCGTACAACCCCCGGGGTTCGTGATAGTTCTGTTTTTCCTGATTGTCGTAGTAGCGGGCGGCCAGGTCGATGCTCAGGTTATCGCTGAAGGCGTGCTGCAGTCGGCTGTAGAGGATATCCGCTTCCAGGGAGAGGAAGTCGGTGACCTCATTGTGGTTCCAACTTGTATCCACCAGAAATTCACCGTCCTCATCAATGGGAACCCCCCGAAGGCGATTGCCTCCCAGGTTCTGGTCCACGAAGGAGTATTTGAACAGGGCCCGGGTGTTGCCCGAGGGTTCCCACACCAATCCGAGGTCGCCCTGATCGTTCTCATTGGTGGTGTTGTTGCGGAACGGCTCCTCGGTTTCCTTGAGCATGGCTACCCGGTAGCCGAGATCGCTGCCGTCAAAAGCACCGGTGGCCTCAACGTTGACGCCGGTCAGGTCGTAGTTTCCCGCGATGACTTGCGCGCGAGCGTAAGAGTCCAGCGAAGCCTGGCTGGTGTTGTAGTTGATCAGCCCGCCGGGCTGGCCCGCGCCGTAGATGGCGCCACTGGGTCCCTTGAGCACTTCCACCTGATCCACACCAAACAGGCGGGGAACGGAGAAGCCGGCATAGGGATCGCCGCGCAGACCGTCATACAGGACTTCATCCTGGCGGAAGCCGCGAAAGCTCACGCCGGAGTAACTGAAGAAGTTGACGCCACTGATGCTGCGGTACAGATCCCGGGCATCCCGGGCCCCCTGGTCCTGGATCAGATCCTTGTTGAGAACCTGGACCGACGCGGGAACGCGGGTCAGATCCGCGGACAATCGTGTGGAAACCGACGACTCCGATACCTGATACAGGGTTTGTGCCCGGCCGGTAACGATAAACTCCTCGGTGACTGCCGGGGCTTCCTGTGCCCAGCTCTGTCCGGCCGCCAGTAGTGCGACCGTCATAAGGGACTGTTTGAACATGTGTGTGGACCTCCGCTTAATCAAGTTTTGCGAATAATAATACTTCTCGTTTAGTTTATCAATAATATGTGCCAGCCGAGGATGGTTTTGGAGAGCGGAGGTGTGGTTGGACCACCAGGAATGGATGCCGATCGATAGCGGGAGATGACGGAGTGGCCCGCCGCACGAGAGGCGGCAGGCTCGTTCAGAATGGATCAGGTGCGGGCGGCGCCAAAGCGCAAGTACATCGCCGGAACCACCAACATATTCAGTGCGGTGGAGCTGAGCAGCCCCCAGAGAATCACAATGGCCATGGGCGCCTGGATTTCACTGCCGGGTTCGCCGCCCGCGAGGGCCAGGGGCACCAGCGCGAGGGCCGTGGCGAGGGCGGTCATCAGAATGGGCACCAGTCGTTCTTCGGCCCCCTGGCGAACCGCCTGTTCCGGCGTGAGGCCTCCGTCGCGGATCAGGCGGCCGATGTGGTCGATGAGAATCACACCATTGCGAGTGGCAATGCCGAACAGGGTGATAAACCCGATCAGCACCGCGACGGTGACAATGCCGCCGGCAAACCAGACGCCGGCCACGCCGCCAATCAGAGCCAGAGGCAGGTTGAGCATCACCAGCACCGCATCCCGGGTTCGGCCGAACGCCGCGACCAACAGCAGGAAAATACCCGCGATCACCAGAGCGCCGAGCAGCAGTAAGCGGGTGCTTGCCGCCTCGGCGCTCTGGAACTGACCGCCATACTCCACCCGGTAGCCGGTGGGCAGCGTGACGTTGCCGGCGATGGCGGTTTCAATGTCTTCCACCACGCTGATCAGGTCCCGTTCGGCGACGTTGGCCATGACCACCAGGTTGCGCTGAACATTCTCCCGGCTGATGGTGTTGGGTCCGCGCTCGCGCCGGATATCGGCCAGGGCGGCAAAGGGGACCTGAGCGCCCGAGGCCAGGGTGAGTTGGGTATCGCGCAGGGTATCCAGGTTTTCCTTGGCGCTCCGG is a window of Marinimicrobium sp. C6131 DNA encoding:
- a CDS encoding TonB-dependent siderophore receptor — translated: MFKQSLMTVALLAAGQSWAQEAPAVTEEFIVTGRAQTLYQVSESSVSTRLSADLTRVPASVQVLNKDLIQDQGARDARDLYRSISGVNFFSYSGVSFRGFRQDEVLYDGLRGDPYAGFSVPRLFGVDQVEVLKGPSGAIYGAGQPGGLINYNTSQASLDSYARAQVIAGNYDLTGVNVEATGAFDGSDLGYRVAMLKETEEPFRNNTTNENDQGDLGLVWEPSGNTRALFKYSFVDQNLGGNRLRGVPIDEDGEFLVDTSWNHNEVTDFLSLEADILYSRLQHAFSDNLSIDLAARYYDNQEKQNYHEPRGLYDSNGDGTRDMMKRQFRDQVRNNEGLSAYANLMTAFDTGSVEHEFLVGAEIFDQQDDFKAKRGAPIEDGGVVPPLSLYNPVYGQTSRAQYGLDDNPWETPRKSEQTQSGVYVQDLIRLSEQWDLLASLRYSRFESDGDSVEKDSDEALTYRFGGVYHLNRSVNLYASISEGFVPQSAGSQDPRAGGPFDPEESEQFEVGAKLELFEGRARLNLAAYDIERRNVLQADPAGDVGDDGVDDLAPVGRVRSRGAELDLSADLLPQWTLTFNYGFNDVKVIEATSGITNATGDDFANTPDHQAGLWTRYDFPSISSAIAFGAEYKGEQIGIQGDPVNDYTVFDASWQSQFEAWKLQINLRNLFDKTYAESGFITRTGHFPGEPRRVTVTLSREF